The Setaria italica strain Yugu1 chromosome VIII, Setaria_italica_v2.0, whole genome shotgun sequence genome includes the window GGTCCCTGGCCTGGCACTTCAACTCACATCTTTCAGGAAGATGCCCGGATCGAAGGATCCCGGATGGCTCGTATCCGCAATCTACTAAGaacaggaggcggcggcgggagctttTCCTGTCAACTGATCTGCaaaattggaggaagaagaaaccaaAACTCAACTCTCAACTGCAATCAATTGAAGAAAGTATTCTTAAACTGCAGAGTCTTCCTCCTAATCTTCAGAATCAATCTTTACAAAGAGACCTAATCCAACAACATCAAGTGATCCTGGACAAACAAGCGGAATTTCATAAGCAGAGATACAAAAAGAGTTGGGTTACTGAGGGGGATAGAAACGCACACTTCTTTCAGCAGGCCATCCTTAAGAGGGAGAGAAGAAACAGGATTCTTTTCCTTGCAGATGAGTTTGGGAATCCTTTGACAACTCAAGATCAGATTGACACATGTTTCAACAACTACTTCAAGAATCTGTTCACAAGCCAGGTTGATCATCAACAGTTGAATATCTTACCTCAACAGAATAGGGTACAAGAAGATTTCAGTAGTGACTTAACAAGTTCCATTCCTGACAAAGCTGAGTTATGGGGTATTCTGAAGAATATGAAGAAGGATGCAGCCCCTGGTCCAGATGGATTTAATGCAGCTTTCTATAGAGTTTCTTGGGACTGGCTTGGTGATGATGTAGTCAATCTGGTTCAGAATTTTTATCGCACAGGTATGCTTCCACATGAACTTAACAAACTTTTATTGTTCTTATTCCCACAAAAAATACTACTGAGCTTCCTCAAGATTTCAGACCTATTAGTCTTTGCAATGTTATTTACAAGATCATTGCTAAAAGCTTAGCTGATAGAATTAAGCCTTTTCTTCCTAACAAAGTGCATTTATCTCAGTCAGCTTTCATTCCTGGTAGACATATTTCTTCTAATATTATTATTGCCCAGGAAATTACTCACTCTTTTGGTCTCACTTCTTGGAATCATAAAGGCTTCCTTCTTAAGATTGATTTAGCTAAGGCTTTTGATAGAATTGAGTGGAACTTTATTACTAATGCCATGCTTAGAATTGGTTTGCCTTTGCAGATTGTAAATCTAACCAGAACTTGTATATCTACTCTTGATTTCTCTGTTCTTGTCAATGGTCaaccttcctcttcttttctttcccaGAGAGGGATTAGACAAGGCTGCCCCTTATCTCCATATCTTTTGCATTGGCCATCAATGAGCTCTCTCTCCCACTTCAAATGGCCTTACAAAACAACCATCTCTTTGGGATTTCCCTTGGCCAAAATTATCCTCCCATTCACTCTTTGTTGTTTGCTGATGACCTGCTTACCTGTGGCAAAGCCACTAGTGTTGAGGCTTCCCAAATCAGGCTTATTCTTTATAGTTTCTGCCAAGCCTCTGGTCAGACTCCTAATTGGGCCAAATCCTCAATTCTTTTCAGTAAAAACGTTGATGTCTGCACTAAGCAGGAGATCCGGAATCTTTTTCTTGTTCCTATGATGACCTCTTAGATCACTCATTTGGGTCATCCTACCATTTTCTCCTACAAAGACAGATGTCAAGCTTACAACTTCATCTTTAATAAGTTCAGAGCTAAATTTACTGGTATCAAGGCTAATAAACTTAATCATGCTGGTGGAATTACTTATATTAATTCTGTGTTGGCTTCCATTCCTATCAACTACATGCAGAATATTTTATTTTCCAGAAGTTTTACAGAGAAGATAAATTCCATCCTTAGACGTTTCTGGTGGCAGGGTGTTCAAGTGAAAGATTCTTCTAAACCTTTTTACTTCAGGTCTTGGGATGATATTTACCAACCAAAGTGTGTTGGTGGTTTGGGTATTAGAAATCTTTACACTGTCAACAAGAGCTTAGTTTTACATTCTGCATGGTTAATTGTTTCTAATAAagatccttttctttcttctgttcTTAAAGCTAAATATTTTCCTAACACTAGCTTTTGGAGAGCTGCTTGTCACGGTACCAGGTCTGCTTTTTGGTCTTCTGTTATGCAGGTTAAATATCATCTTCAGGAGCAGTGTGTGGTGCAGATTCACCAAGGTAATTCCAATATTTGGACAGACCCTTGGTGTGAGAATTGGGAAAATATCCACACCCATTTAAAAAATCCTCATATCCATAGACAACTTCCGAACTTAGTTTCTGACTTATGGAATCAGAAGCAATCTTCTTGGAATCGTATTCTGATTAATTCCACCTTCCAACATCAAGCTGTTGACTCTATCCTTCAGGTTCACAAAGTTTCTTCTAGTTCTGTTGATCAGCTCTGTTGGAAACATTCAATCCAAGGTACTTGCTCTACCAAGGAAGTTTATAAGTACCTCTCTATTCAAAACACTCATTCTCTGCCTAGTCACGGACCTAGCTCTATCTCTTCGGCTGCTCTTTCAATTCTTATAGGATCTGGAATCATAAAATTATGCCTCGCATCAAAGCTTTCTGTTGGAGACTAATTAGACATTGTCTTGCTACTGGGCATAGAGCTGCTACTCTCAGACCTGCAAGATCTGTGGTTCTGATGAAACTGAGTTTCATATGTTTTTTGAGTGTGATTTTGCTAGAGCTGTTTGGTTTTCTGCAACAATGCCTTTGAGAACTGATCGTCTTACTCCGGAACCTGATGCCTGCACTCTATCTTTTATCTTAACAAACAACTTTTCAGATGATATTTTGCAGGAAATCTTCACTAGACTATGGTACCTTTGGAAAGCAAGGAATGATTTCAGGTTCAACAAGAAATGGTCTGTGAGCAGACTAAATCATGAGGTCCAGGCAGACATTGCCACGTCCATTCTGTATACCTCTCATGCAAGTTCTAATAGGAATATGACTTCTTTGAGTTCTGCTCCAACTAATGTCAATGGTTCTACTTTTCCTGTTGTGGTCCCTTCTTTATTGCTGATGCAGGATTTATCAAATTGCCAATATTGGCAGTCTTTTGTTTTTGCATATGCAGATGCAACTCTCCAACCTGATGGCCAAGGAAGTAGCTCAAGAATTGCTGGACTGGGGGTTCTAGTTGATCTTAGATCTACTAGTATCTCTTGTTGTTTGCAGGTACTTGGATCTGTCAGGGTAGATTCAGTGGTGATGGCAGGGCTGGCTGCTCTCCTTTTGGCGGCAAAATTTCTTTCCGTGTTGCAGATTCAATCTGAAGGAATTGGTTCTGATTGCCTTCAGGCAGTCAGACTGCTCCACATGGCACCCTTGGACTCACCATGGAAGCTTCATCCATGGATCTCTCATTTTCAGGATCTTGGCTCACGAGATGCTTTGCAAGTGACCAAAATCTCTAGAGCCCAAAATGAGGCAGCGCATCAACTAGCAGTTAGAGCTAGAAATGTTTTTTTCTCATAGGCTATTTCATCCTGTGTACAAATTCTCTCCATGGTCATGGCTGTGCTGTTCTTGCAGCACTCCATTCTGTAGCTTGGGGCCATCTGACCCTTCTTCATGTACATTGCTTTTAATGTTGAATGAAgtcctttataaaaaaaaaacctcCAAACATGAGTCGAATTCAGccaaataaacaataatttccTGCACATGTCGAAGCAGGTGCAGAGGTGCTCGCCTGAGCCTACGCGCAGGGGGTTTCGACTGTTTTTTTACGCGAAGTGGCCCACTAACCGACGTCTACACAGCAGGTACCAAACCAAAATTTTGTTCGCTTTGGTGAATAGCTGTGGTCAACGCAGCACTGGAACTGCCCTAAGACTTATAACCTCGTGGCTGTATTTGTTGTTCTGCATCCTAAACCTGAAGCGAGAGCTTGAAATGGCTGATAGCATGATATACGTTGAATCGTACTGACAGTAAGCATTCTCCTTTGCGCTACTGCTGCAGCTGCTCGACTGCAAGCCCAAGCAGCTGCAACCTCAACTGCAGGACAAGTAAATAAAGAGAGATCTAACAGTTATGCACAtattattttttaagaaaaaatagtTTGCATAGTCAACAAACAGCCTGGATGCAATAGCTGTTGATGGCAGTGCACAGTCAACAAACAACCTGGCTGCAATAGCTTTTGATGGTAGCTGCACTGAAACTGTTCCGAGCAATCTGAAAAATTAGACCTACTGTCTTTTTTCATCGAAAGTTCACAAAAATTAGAAGAAAATCAAACAGAACAATTTAGGCGATGTAGTGTTAATAATTTACACGAAAGTATATGTACACCGATGTACGTAGACTAATTGGGAAGATGCTTAGCTTACACCAGGAATTATGATTAACTCGCACAAAACTGGACAGATGTAACTCTCCTAACTGACTAAACTAGGTAAACACAGATCTGATGGTTTATATGTCTTTTCTATTAGCACTTGCAGTAATAGCACTAGCACTAATAAATTAGCAAATAATAAATAGCACTAGTAAAGTAATGCTATCTCGCTTTGACTCCCGATGTAGAAATTTGGTAATGGAAATGACAGAGGATTTTCCTATCCATTCCTTTCCGTTTTCATCCCTATCTGAACCCACTTATTCTATTAGAGAGTGGGACGATTCAAATAATTTTGAaatgtgtattttttttatatttttacatgtatCTTGATCCACGTACataatacatatatataaattagATATCCTAGCACCTAACACGAATTTTAAGCCATATAGATTTTGAGCTATATGGAATAACCTGGCTTGTGGGAAAACGTAACTCGTACAACCCATTTTCCTATTCGGCAAGCGTCTTTTATCTCACCAAACGCGCCTAGCGCCCACACGGACTAACGGGGCAACGGGAGAGGCAAGCACTCGCCCGCGGCAGACAGCCATGACGCCATCGCACTTCCGCCatgtaatattccaaaatttGTAATATTTTGTACGAgtgaaaatttgcaaaaatttaaaactttttgtttgaatcGTGTGCTCATTTTAAAAGCTAGATCTTTCTCTCTTGCCCTaaattccatttcaaaaatATGTGTGGCATGATTTGGATCTTTTTGGATTTTAATTGGAGTTCATGTCTGAgtgaaaattcaaaattcaaaccaaattTACACCTAAATCTAAAcctaaataaaaacaaaacctaatCTAACTTGCCAGCCCGTTAACCACCTGTCCTAGCCGCGCGACGCCGTGCTCTGCCTTGGCCCAGCCGGCCGCCAGGCCGCCCGTGCCCGCTCGCCCTCACCCGCGCTCGCGCTTGCGTGGCTCCGCTCGCCAGCCCGCCTCACCTGGTCGCACCGCACGTGCCCGTGCAGCCCAACAGCGTTGGCCGGCCCGCTGGCCCGCTCACTCCCTTCCTCTCGCCGCCACCGAGGCCCACCAGTCAGCCCCAGCGCGCCCTGTTCCACCTTCGCCTACCTCCCGCCGTACCAGCACGCATGCCGTGCCACGCTGGCACGCACCACTGGCCGAGGGTGCCCCCGTGTCCCCCTTCCGGAGGCTTCAACAGGTGGGAAATGCCCTCCGTGCCCCCGGAGCGCCCGCGCCACGGCGCCCTAACCCTAAGCCCGAGCCGCCAGATAGGTGCCACACCATCCTCAGACGCGGACGCTGAGGATGGACGGTGGGGCGCATTTATGCCCCCGCACCGCCCCTCCACCGCTATATAAGGGGTtgcacccctcccctccccagcCATCACCCTAGCCACCCGAGCTCCGCTTGCCGCCGCTGTCTACTTCGGTAGAAaaagaggaaagggaggggaaggagaagaaggaggactagcaagggaaggagaaggaggagggcaagaggaggaggccgtccGAGGGTGAAGCCGGAGCCGTCTGAGGGAAGGAGCTGTTCGCCACTGCTGGAGCCGTCCATCGCCACCGCACGTCGCGCCTAGATCGAGCCTTCACTGTGAGCCACAGcttcctccccccccccccgttccTCTTTTACGTAGGCCGCCGTCACCATCTTGCCCCCCACCCTCGCTCGCGCCATGCCTGTGTGCCGCTCGCTCGCCGCCCACGCTCGCCCTgcgccgtgccgtgccgccgcccacTAGTGGGGCCACTGACAAGCCAAGCCCACCTGTGTGGCTCGCTGACCCGGTAGGGCCCACCGTTGATCGATGACCATTGACTGGTCATCGTTGAGCGTTGACGGGTCAACGCTGATGTCAGCAGACACGTGGCACCCCCTCGAGCTGCCACATGGACCAATCTTGTGTTGACACGTGTCACCCCTAATAAATATTTTctgaaattaattaaataaatcctttaatatttaaaaatttataactaattcattttaacttagaaaaatatgaaaccagttgtATTAAATTCATAAAATCAAGCCCGTgttgtttgtagctagtttggtaTTATTTGGATCTTATAAATTtggctttcttggagtttttgcctagatgtaatGCTGTTTAATTTACTCTTCATCGTATCTCGTTCTGTTCAGACCCGAGCTACGACCTAGAAGACCTTCAAGACCCCGACTACGTCGAGGAGGACCCAATCGACTATGGACAAGGTGTCATatcactcccaatcatatagatcctatgcatgcttagtttcTAGCACTTTACTTAtattgcttgatgatgatggattgcatagccaatgttttagccatgccttgataattgtttatcctatttttcttgtttacatacttttgtggactagctacagacccctGGCTAGTCCATCGCGTAtatatccatatacatactttttAGTTATGGATGGACAtttgccatggatttggtgatAGGATTCCTTGAACACTCTCGCGTGTGTTTTTGGATGAGTGTGACTCCTTAATGTGTTCTTGGTGGGAGCGAGCCAtggttggtactgaggagtgccttgctGGGAGAGAGCTTTCTGGACTCTTTCTATACCCCGTACCTGTGGCGGGTATCTTGTTTGttactgaggagcaggtggtgTACTTATATGTTGCAGGTGCTTCAACACATACTTGTTGgtagagtgctcgctctcagccgcttaaggaccgagtcagtttaccaccagtcacagTAGCTACTTTTCATACTTACCTCTTGCTTACATTATGGGTAGGGTTCGGTCTGAGACTAGTAGTGGATAGTGTGCTGCCTGTAGGCGGATTAGAGGAtcgtgtaaggagttcgaggtgTTAGCCTGCTCTGACCATACTGCACCCCGGTGTCAttaggtttcacagcttcgaggtcctcactggtgacggcgtgccctACAACTGAGGATGGTTCCAGACTCGAGGACATAGGAGAGAGCTATCCACTTAATAGGGCTCAGGcggttaggtggggtttggacggctcgctccatccgtgcgggtacagttatacaacctctgcagagtgtataaatCTATAGCTATAAtccgtgtccactggttatggacaacgttgttgactaccgctacttctAGCTAGAATTTTATTGTGCTTCTATCTTCCctctttttgagataggccggcATTTGCCATTGAGATGTGAGGAAAGgaagctctcacatcgcctagtgtgtttgggtgctggatccttgggtgaaggatccggTGATTTGTGACGACTTCCTTGTTTGAGATGTTGACCTCGGGATTAATGTTGCTTTGTTGCTTCCTTGAattgctactgctgctgcataaacccctacaaccatatataggttttacccatgcatatagtataattTCCTGTTTCCTTAGCtttgctgcttttgggagttgacatggcctacccgcttctcgggtagatggtggcttttcagggtTAGAAACCGACTAAGACTTCGACAACGACGGTTGGGAGGACTAGGGACTGTTTTTCACTCGAGTCGCTTGTGAAGATGGGGTTTGCTAAAGCTTTTCTTTCcgctgcgtagatgttttacctttcttgattcagtcctgatggaTTTGTACCGGCATGTGCCGCTGAGATGTACTTATACTTATGTTGTCTATGATATTTGTATTATATTTCTCTCTCTATTTCTgagttggtatggatttgtactatttGAGATAGGGATTCACACGTGATAGTCTTCCTGAGACTATCAtgaggtgcgtaggcttgaattctcagaaaaAGGAATTCGGGTCCGTTTCATGCCGcgtcctcccctcctctcgccATCCATCGATTTCCCTCGccttctctcctccctcaaGGCTCCCGCCACCACGGCCTCCTAGCAGAATTTTTGCTAACAGCGTCGATCTCTCCTCCGTAATCAGCTTGAAA containing:
- the LOC101756320 gene encoding uncharacterized protein LOC101756320 is translated as MKKDAAPGPDGFNAAFYRVSWDWLGDDVVNLVQNFYRTDDILQEIFTRLWYLWKARNDFRFNKKWSVSRLNHEVQADIATSILYTSHASSNRNMTSLSSAPTNVNGSTFPVVVPSLLLMQDLSNCQYWQSFVFAYADATLQPDGQGSSSRIAGLGVLVDLRSTSISCCLQVLGSVRVDSVVMAGLAALLLAAKFLSVLQIQSEGIGSDCLQAVRLLHMAPLDSPWKLHPWISHFQDLGSRDALQVTKISRAQNEAAHQLAVRARNVFFS